A portion of the Pseudomonas sp. GR 6-02 genome contains these proteins:
- a CDS encoding DUF1190 domain-containing protein yields MKRSKYVQLSLAASVAMAISGCGPTEKTYEIHKKYNFQSVQQCADEKLPVDICSDAYMKAMAQHRSIAPVYDNQADCDADFVADWCQQDSAGKFIPKLGGFELSADGEVTQSEVDAAKAKLPASEANAAGSGFSGSSLLTGLLIGNMLSSNRNSYYSEPVYRYRDDRGDYSSSTLSQRVSSGSTFNRSNQARYGSSGSYTDTITRSKPVSVASSTSRGGFGSQASARSGWGGSGKSFGGSSS; encoded by the coding sequence ATGAAACGAAGCAAGTACGTTCAGCTCTCGCTGGCGGCATCGGTCGCCATGGCGATATCAGGCTGCGGGCCGACGGAAAAAACCTACGAGATACACAAAAAGTACAACTTCCAGTCCGTCCAGCAGTGCGCCGATGAAAAACTCCCGGTCGACATCTGTTCTGACGCCTATATGAAGGCCATGGCCCAGCATCGAAGCATTGCGCCGGTGTACGACAACCAGGCTGATTGCGACGCCGACTTTGTTGCCGACTGGTGCCAGCAGGATTCCGCCGGCAAATTCATCCCCAAGCTCGGCGGTTTCGAACTGAGTGCCGATGGCGAGGTGACGCAGTCCGAAGTGGACGCGGCCAAGGCTAAATTGCCCGCATCGGAAGCGAATGCCGCAGGGTCGGGTTTCTCCGGCAGTAGCCTGCTGACAGGGCTGCTGATCGGCAACATGCTCAGCAGCAACCGCAACAGCTACTACTCCGAACCGGTCTACCGCTATCGCGATGATCGCGGTGACTACTCGTCCTCGACACTCAGTCAGCGGGTATCGTCAGGTTCAACCTTCAACAGGTCCAATCAGGCGCGCTACGGCAGCAGTGGCAGTTACACCGACACCATCACTCGCAGCAAGCCGGTGTCCGTTGCATCGTCCACTTCCCGCGGCGGGTTCGGCAGCCAGGCCAGCGCACGCAGTGGCTGGGGTGGATCAGGCAAGAGCTTTGGCGGTTCGAGTAGCTAA
- a CDS encoding glutathionylspermidine synthase family protein, which produces MKKILCAERHDWKQTAESLGFLFHTIDDEPYWDESAYYQFTLKQIENDLEDPTTEVHEMCMDLVARVVQSEELLERLSIPAPFFDMVRTSWLEGHPHLYGRMDFSYNGSGPAKLLELNYDTPTSLYEAAAFQWGWLEQCIERGLLPRHADQFNSIDTKLHQAFAQLQLKQPFYFASMKDSVEDKGTTDYLRLVAEKVGIESRHIDIEDIGLTSDGRFVDLEDRWIPHLFKLHAWEFIFHEPFGAAIAQSDTQFFEPPWKSIISNKGILPLLWEFNQGHPNLLAAHLDFDPSKAVPKGWVRKPFFSREGANIELQTAEGLIVKEDGPYTDAPFILQEFAPLPKFGDSYTLIGSWVIGDQAAGIGVREDNSLITKDSSRFLPHLILD; this is translated from the coding sequence ATGAAGAAAATCCTCTGCGCAGAGCGTCATGACTGGAAACAGACCGCCGAAAGCCTCGGCTTCCTGTTCCATACCATCGACGACGAACCCTATTGGGACGAGAGCGCGTACTACCAGTTCACGCTCAAGCAGATCGAGAACGACCTCGAAGACCCGACCACCGAAGTTCATGAGATGTGCATGGACCTGGTGGCGCGAGTGGTGCAAAGCGAAGAGTTGCTGGAGCGCTTGAGCATCCCCGCGCCGTTCTTCGACATGGTTCGCACTTCATGGCTCGAAGGCCACCCGCACCTGTATGGGCGCATGGACTTCTCCTACAACGGCAGCGGGCCAGCCAAGCTGCTGGAACTCAACTACGACACGCCGACCAGCCTGTATGAGGCCGCGGCGTTTCAGTGGGGCTGGCTGGAACAATGCATCGAGCGTGGCTTGCTGCCCAGGCACGCCGACCAGTTCAACAGCATCGACACCAAGCTGCATCAGGCTTTTGCCCAACTGCAGCTCAAACAGCCCTTCTATTTCGCCTCGATGAAAGACTCGGTCGAAGACAAGGGCACCACCGATTACCTGCGCCTGGTCGCGGAAAAGGTCGGCATCGAATCGCGGCACATCGACATCGAAGACATTGGCCTCACCAGTGACGGACGTTTCGTCGACCTCGAGGATCGCTGGATCCCTCACCTGTTCAAACTGCATGCCTGGGAGTTCATCTTCCACGAACCCTTCGGCGCTGCAATTGCCCAGAGCGACACGCAGTTTTTCGAACCGCCCTGGAAATCCATCATCTCCAACAAGGGCATCCTGCCGCTGCTGTGGGAGTTCAACCAAGGTCACCCGAACCTGCTCGCGGCACACCTGGACTTCGATCCGAGCAAAGCGGTGCCCAAAGGTTGGGTGCGCAAGCCGTTCTTCTCACGGGAAGGCGCAAACATTGAGCTGCAAACCGCTGAGGGTCTGATCGTAAAAGAGGACGGCCCCTACACTGATGCGCCGTTTATCCTTCAGGAGTTTGCCCCGCTGCCGAAATTTGGCGACAGCTACACGCTGATCGGTTCCTGGGTGATCGGGGATCAGGCAGCCGGCATCGGCGTGCGTGAGGACAACAGCTTGATTACCAAGGACTCGAGCCGGTTCTTGCCGCATCTGATACTCGACTGA
- a CDS encoding ion channel, protein MSIFLLLRAYAASFFHRFGWAGLAIALGVHLSTAWLGLVLLGEQHLIAPATFTYFYLTTTLTVGYGDLAPQTAAGRIFVATWVMLGGIALLTAAIGKTTSSVIDVWRKGMKGKGDFTGKVGHTVLIGWEGASSERVIELLLQDETSNDNLIVICDCDLEENPMPGKAAFIKGESLSSAALLLRAGVPGAERVLVRTHSDDLTLATVLAVNQLSPVGHVVAHFNESEIAALASAYAPSLECTSSMAIEMLVRASQDPGSSVVINELLCVGQGATQYLMRLPETFETTFGDLYAQMKERHNATLIGYRAKGARQPSINPPGATRVKGGELFYIASTRLKEISNGMV, encoded by the coding sequence ATGTCGATTTTCCTTTTATTGCGCGCGTACGCGGCGTCCTTCTTCCATCGCTTCGGCTGGGCCGGCCTGGCCATTGCGCTGGGCGTACACCTGAGCACGGCCTGGCTCGGCCTGGTGCTTCTGGGCGAACAACACCTCATCGCTCCCGCCACGTTCACCTACTTCTATCTCACCACCACGCTCACCGTCGGCTACGGCGATCTTGCGCCACAGACAGCCGCGGGACGGATTTTCGTGGCTACCTGGGTCATGCTCGGGGGCATTGCGCTGCTGACCGCAGCCATCGGCAAAACAACCAGCAGTGTCATCGATGTATGGAGAAAAGGCATGAAGGGCAAAGGCGATTTCACCGGCAAGGTCGGCCATACCGTTCTCATCGGCTGGGAAGGCGCGTCCAGCGAGCGGGTTATTGAGTTGCTGCTGCAGGACGAAACGTCCAATGACAACCTGATCGTCATTTGCGATTGCGACCTCGAAGAAAACCCCATGCCGGGCAAGGCCGCCTTTATCAAAGGTGAAAGCCTGTCATCCGCCGCGCTTTTGCTGCGTGCCGGCGTGCCTGGCGCCGAACGCGTACTGGTGCGTACCCATTCAGATGATCTGACCCTGGCCACCGTGCTGGCGGTCAATCAACTGAGCCCGGTCGGGCATGTGGTCGCCCACTTCAATGAAAGTGAAATCGCCGCGCTCGCCAGCGCCTACGCGCCCAGCCTGGAATGCACCTCAAGCATGGCCATCGAGATGTTGGTGCGCGCCTCTCAGGATCCGGGCTCGTCAGTGGTCATCAATGAATTGCTGTGCGTGGGCCAAGGCGCCACCCAATACCTGATGAGACTGCCCGAAACCTTTGAAACAACGTTCGGCGATCTATACGCACAGATGAAAGAACGCCATAACGCGACCCTTATCGGCTACCGCGCCAAAGGCGCCCGACAGCCTTCAATCAACCCGCCCGGCGCCACTCGCGTCAAGGGCGGCGAACTCTTCTACATCGCCTCTACTCGCCTCAAGGAAATCTCCAATGGGATGGTTTAA
- a CDS encoding single-stranded DNA-binding protein codes for MARGVNKVILVGTCGQDPEVRYLPNGNAVTNLSLATSEQWTDKQTGQKVEKTEWHRVSMFGKVAEIAGEYLRKGSQVYIEGKLQTREWEKDGIKRYTTEIVVDMQGTMQLLGGRPQQGDQQGGNNYQQSAPAPRQQAPRPQQSAPQQSRPAPPQAAPQPAPDFDSFDDDIPF; via the coding sequence ATGGCCCGTGGGGTTAACAAAGTCATATTGGTCGGCACTTGCGGCCAGGATCCCGAAGTTCGCTACTTGCCTAACGGTAACGCCGTGACCAACCTGAGTCTGGCGACCAGCGAACAGTGGACCGACAAGCAAACCGGTCAGAAGGTCGAGAAGACCGAATGGCACCGTGTTTCGATGTTCGGCAAAGTGGCCGAAATCGCCGGCGAATACCTGCGTAAAGGTTCGCAGGTCTACATCGAAGGCAAGCTGCAGACCCGCGAGTGGGAAAAAGACGGTATCAAGCGTTACACCACTGAAATCGTGGTCGACATGCAAGGCACCATGCAACTGCTGGGCGGCCGTCCACAACAGGGCGACCAACAAGGCGGGAATAACTACCAGCAATCCGCTCCAGCCCCACGCCAGCAGGCTCCGCGTCCGCAGCAGTCGGCACCGCAACAGTCGCGCCCGGCTCCACCGCAGGCTGCTCCGCAACCGGCTCCGGATTTCGACAGCTTTGATGACGATATTCCGTTCTAG
- a CDS encoding OsmC domain/YcaO domain-containing protein, whose protein sequence is MEIKVNFLDNLRLEAKFDDFTVVADQPIRYKGDGSAPGPFDYFLASSALCAAYFVKLYCNTRNIPTDNIRLSQNNIVDPENRYNQIFKIQVELPADISDKDRQGILRSIDRCTVKKVVQAGPEFVIEEVDNLDADAQALLMPASHSEANTYIAGKDLPLEQTIANMSAILADLGMKIEIASWRNIVPNVWSLHIRDAHSPMCFTNGKGATKEGALASALGEFIERLNCNFFYNDQFWGEDIADAAFVHYPDERWFKPGRKDALPAEILDEYCLKIYNRDGELRGSHLIDTNSGNEERGICSLPYVRQSDGEVVYFPSNLIENLFLSNGMSAGNTLAEAQVQCLSEIFERAVKREIIEGEFALPDVPAHVLAKYPGILAGIQALEEQGFPVLVKDASLGGEFPVMCVTLMNPRTGGVFASFGAHPSLEVALERSLTELLQGRSFEGLNDLPQPTFEGHAVTEPNNFVEHFIDSSGVVSWRFFSSKSDYEFVEWDFSGQGENSNAEEAATLFGILEGMGKEVYMAVYEHIGATACRILVPDYSEIYPVDDLIWDNTNKALFFRADILNLHRLDEEELQALVERLVESELDDYTDITTLIGIEFDDNTAWGQLTILELKLLIYLALQQFEEAKEAVEMFLQYNDNTVERGLFYQAVNVVLEMKLDEDLELEDYEANFRRMFGNERMDAAIGSVDSSVRFHGLTPTSMKLEGLDRHLRLIESYKKLHMARANMTAL, encoded by the coding sequence ATGGAAATCAAGGTCAACTTTCTCGACAACCTGCGACTTGAAGCCAAGTTCGATGACTTCACGGTGGTGGCCGATCAACCTATCCGCTACAAGGGCGATGGCTCGGCACCGGGGCCGTTCGACTACTTCCTGGCTTCGTCGGCGCTGTGTGCGGCGTATTTTGTGAAGTTGTACTGCAACACGCGCAATATCCCCACGGATAACATCCGCCTGTCGCAGAACAATATTGTTGACCCGGAAAACCGCTACAACCAGATTTTCAAGATCCAGGTCGAGTTGCCGGCGGACATCTCCGACAAGGACCGCCAGGGCATCCTGCGCTCCATCGACCGTTGCACCGTGAAGAAAGTGGTGCAAGCCGGGCCTGAATTTGTGATCGAAGAGGTGGACAACCTCGACGCCGACGCCCAGGCGTTGCTGATGCCTGCTTCTCATTCAGAGGCGAACACTTACATTGCGGGCAAGGATCTGCCGCTGGAGCAAACCATCGCCAATATGTCGGCCATTCTGGCGGACCTGGGCATGAAGATTGAAATCGCCTCGTGGCGTAATATCGTGCCCAATGTGTGGTCGCTGCATATCCGCGATGCGCACTCGCCGATGTGCTTTACCAACGGCAAGGGTGCGACCAAGGAAGGCGCGCTGGCGTCGGCGTTGGGCGAGTTTATCGAGCGACTCAACTGCAACTTCTTCTACAACGACCAGTTCTGGGGCGAAGACATCGCCGACGCAGCGTTTGTGCACTACCCGGACGAACGCTGGTTCAAGCCTGGCCGTAAAGATGCACTGCCGGCCGAAATCCTCGACGAGTACTGCCTGAAGATTTACAACCGCGACGGCGAGCTGCGTGGCTCCCACCTGATCGACACCAACTCGGGCAATGAAGAGCGCGGCATCTGCTCACTGCCTTACGTGCGCCAGTCCGACGGCGAGGTGGTGTATTTCCCGTCCAACCTGATTGAAAACCTGTTCCTGAGCAACGGCATGAGTGCCGGTAACACGCTGGCCGAAGCCCAGGTGCAGTGCCTGTCGGAGATCTTCGAGCGCGCGGTAAAACGCGAAATCATCGAAGGTGAATTTGCCCTGCCGGATGTGCCGGCTCACGTGCTGGCGAAGTACCCCGGAATACTGGCCGGGATTCAGGCACTGGAAGAGCAAGGGTTCCCCGTGCTGGTGAAGGATGCGTCCCTGGGAGGTGAATTCCCGGTGATGTGCGTCACGTTGATGAACCCGCGTACCGGCGGTGTGTTCGCCTCGTTCGGCGCGCACCCGAGCCTGGAAGTGGCGCTGGAACGCAGCCTGACCGAATTGCTGCAGGGCCGCAGCTTCGAAGGCCTCAACGACCTGCCCCAGCCGACATTTGAAGGTCATGCGGTGACCGAGCCGAATAACTTCGTCGAGCACTTTATCGACTCCAGCGGCGTGGTGTCGTGGCGCTTCTTCAGCTCAAAATCGGATTACGAATTCGTGGAGTGGGACTTCTCCGGCCAAGGTGAAAACTCGAATGCCGAGGAAGCCGCGACCTTGTTCGGCATTCTCGAAGGCATGGGCAAGGAAGTGTACATGGCGGTCTACGAGCATATCGGTGCAACGGCCTGCCGCATCCTGGTGCCAGACTATTCGGAAATTTATCCAGTAGACGATCTGATCTGGGATAACACCAACAAAGCGCTGTTCTTCCGCGCCGACATCCTGAACCTGCATCGCCTGGACGAAGAAGAGCTGCAAGCGCTGGTTGAGCGTCTGGTGGAAAGTGAGCTGGACGACTACACCGACATCACCACCTTGATCGGCATCGAATTTGACGACAATACCGCCTGGGGTCAGCTGACGATCCTGGAGTTGAAGCTGCTGATCTATCTCGCCTTGCAACAATTTGAAGAAGCGAAAGAGGCGGTGGAAATGTTCCTGCAGTACAACGACAACACGGTTGAGCGCGGCTTGTTCTATCAAGCCGTGAATGTGGTGCTGGAGATGAAGCTGGACGAAGACCTGGAACTGGAAGACTACGAGGCCAACTTCCGCCGGATGTTTGGCAACGAGCGGATGGATGCAGCGATCGGATCGGTAGATAGCAGCGTGCGCTTCCATGGCTTGACGCCGACCAGCATGAAACTGGAGGGGCTCGATAGGCATTTGCGCTTGATCGAGAGCTACAAAAAACTGCACATGGCGCGGGCCAACATGACCGCCCTGTAG
- a CDS encoding MFS transporter, whose translation MHDPHSERMSGSETRAASGLALVFAFRMLGMFMVLPVLATYGMDLAGATPALIGLAIGAYGLTQAIFQIPFGFISDRIGRRPVIYLGLIVFALGSVLAANADSIWGVIAGRILQGAGAISAAVMALLSDLTREQHRTKAMAMIGMTIGLSFAIAMVVGPLLTRAFGLSGLFFATGGMALLGIVIVMFMVPRATGPLQHRESGVARQALIPTLKHPDLLRLDLGIFVLHAMLMSSFVALPLALVEKAGLPKEQHWWVYLAALLISFFAMIPFIIYGEKKRKMKRVLLGAVLTLMLTELFFWQFGDSLRALVIGTVVFFTAFNLLEASLPSLISKVSPAGGKGTAMGVYSTSQFLGSALGGILGGWLFQHGGLSVVFLGCAGLAALWLAFAVTMREPPYVTSLRLPLSPEAIREAGLVERLKAVVGVTDAVIVADEAAIYIKLDTELLDRTTLERLVNNPAEAACVA comes from the coding sequence ATGCACGATCCCCACAGCGAACGCATGAGTGGCAGTGAGACCCGCGCAGCAAGCGGTCTGGCCCTGGTGTTCGCCTTCCGTATGCTTGGCATGTTCATGGTGTTGCCGGTGCTGGCGACCTATGGGATGGACCTGGCAGGCGCGACCCCGGCCCTCATCGGGTTGGCGATTGGCGCTTACGGCCTGACCCAGGCGATTTTTCAGATTCCCTTTGGCTTCATTTCCGACCGCATCGGTCGTCGTCCGGTGATTTACCTGGGGCTGATCGTCTTCGCTCTGGGCAGCGTGCTGGCGGCCAATGCCGATTCGATCTGGGGCGTCATCGCCGGACGCATCCTGCAGGGCGCCGGGGCGATTTCTGCGGCGGTCATGGCATTGCTGTCGGACCTGACCCGGGAACAGCATCGGACCAAAGCCATGGCCATGATCGGCATGACGATCGGTCTGTCGTTCGCGATTGCCATGGTGGTAGGGCCATTGCTGACCCGTGCCTTCGGCCTCTCGGGGCTGTTCTTCGCCACCGGCGGCATGGCGCTGCTCGGTATCGTCATCGTGATGTTCATGGTGCCGCGCGCCACCGGGCCATTGCAGCACCGCGAGTCTGGTGTCGCGCGTCAGGCACTGATCCCGACGCTCAAGCACCCGGACCTGCTGCGCCTGGACCTGGGCATTTTTGTGTTGCACGCGATGTTGATGTCGAGCTTCGTTGCATTGCCCCTGGCGCTGGTCGAAAAAGCCGGTTTGCCCAAGGAGCAGCACTGGTGGGTGTACCTCGCTGCGCTGCTGATTTCCTTCTTCGCCATGATCCCGTTCATTATCTACGGCGAGAAGAAACGCAAAATGAAACGAGTTTTATTGGGCGCGGTGCTGACGCTGATGCTCACTGAGCTATTCTTCTGGCAGTTCGGCGACAGCTTGCGGGCTCTGGTGATCGGCACGGTGGTGTTTTTCACCGCGTTCAATCTGCTGGAAGCGTCCTTGCCGTCGCTGATCAGCAAGGTTTCACCGGCAGGCGGCAAAGGCACGGCGATGGGGGTTTATTCCACCAGTCAGTTCCTCGGTTCGGCACTGGGCGGGATCCTCGGCGGCTGGCTGTTTCAGCACGGCGGTTTGTCGGTTGTGTTCCTGGGATGTGCCGGGCTGGCTGCACTTTGGCTGGCCTTTGCTGTTACCATGCGTGAACCACCTTACGTCACGAGCCTGCGCTTGCCGTTGTCGCCCGAGGCGATCCGCGAAGCGGGTCTGGTTGAGCGCCTGAAGGCCGTCGTAGGGGTAACAGATGCGGTGATCGTTGCTGATGAAGCGGCGATTTACATCAAATTGGACACAGAACTATTGGATCGCACGACCCTTGAGCGCCTGGTGAACAACCCGGCCGAGGCAGCGTGCGTAGCCTAG
- a CDS encoding DUF2491 family protein encodes MGWFKQLLGLEAPNAGTNTDSKWTANDNLPVTGPLGLAMGKGVMFDTTLKLLLDEKTAVTIPGSQQIWSAGTIELGQSTWLSRYYMNDEDYWLQVHTTGDIAGQVESVILFNYLSYVTINSEAELRRLAGPQSLIGLPTYTLNGVEYTREWGTENGQTELVPLSEHLKNPDETYSIQHCSMLYARETGLTDRREFLLFSVEEDAECTISLSTSLGISLYTTDLNTF; translated from the coding sequence ATGGGATGGTTTAAACAGTTGCTGGGGCTTGAGGCCCCGAACGCGGGCACGAATACCGATTCGAAATGGACAGCCAACGATAACCTGCCAGTCACCGGCCCGCTGGGCCTGGCAATGGGCAAGGGCGTGATGTTCGACACGACCCTGAAACTGTTACTCGACGAAAAAACCGCGGTAACCATTCCCGGCTCCCAGCAGATCTGGAGCGCCGGCACCATTGAGCTCGGGCAGTCGACCTGGTTGTCGCGCTATTACATGAACGACGAAGACTACTGGCTGCAAGTGCACACCACCGGCGACATCGCCGGGCAGGTCGAGTCGGTGATCCTGTTCAACTACCTCAGCTACGTCACCATCAACAGTGAAGCGGAGCTGCGGCGGCTGGCCGGCCCTCAAAGCCTGATCGGGCTGCCGACCTACACCCTCAACGGTGTCGAATACACCCGCGAATGGGGCACCGAGAACGGCCAGACCGAACTGGTGCCGTTGAGCGAACACCTGAAGAATCCGGACGAAACATACAGCATCCAGCACTGTTCGATGTTGTACGCCCGCGAAACCGGCCTGACCGATCGCCGGGAATTCCTGCTGTTTTCCGTCGAAGAAGACGCCGAATGCACCATCAGCTTGAGCACTTCGCTGGGTATATCGCTGTACACCACCGACCTGAACACTTTTTAA
- a CDS encoding DUF350 domain-containing protein, which translates to MLEALSISLNKAAVLGFVLYILGAAVLFALFQFIYTRITPHREFELIRAGNVAAAIALGGAIIGFAIPASNVIAYSISILDFVVWAVIAAFVQLLAFLVTSLVLKGASERIKNGEIAAGIYVAAVAISVGMLNAACMTPSQN; encoded by the coding sequence ATGCTTGAAGCGCTCTCTATCTCCCTGAACAAAGCCGCCGTGCTCGGGTTTGTTTTGTACATCCTCGGCGCCGCCGTGTTGTTCGCGCTGTTCCAGTTCATCTACACCCGCATCACACCGCACCGGGAATTCGAGTTGATCCGTGCGGGCAACGTTGCGGCCGCCATCGCCCTGGGCGGCGCCATCATCGGATTCGCCATTCCGGCCAGCAATGTGATCGCCTACTCGATCAGCATTCTGGACTTCGTCGTCTGGGCGGTGATCGCCGCTTTCGTACAACTGCTGGCGTTCCTGGTGACCAGCCTGGTGCTCAAAGGCGCCTCTGAACGCATCAAGAACGGCGAAATCGCTGCGGGTATCTATGTCGCGGCAGTGGCCATCAGCGTCGGCATGTTGAACGCCGCGTGCATGACCCCTTCCCAGAACTGA